In Labilithrix sp., the following proteins share a genomic window:
- a CDS encoding histidine kinase → MDERSGLMGWLLRLVPGATSQPTALAKNRLVIGVTILLLSMVLQTAPLAVRSQQVEPVVVRFGWYVLEMATLAVALSTAYHHNQRRRATIGATLAWTIAISAVVSLVFVLLYTLVVVPAVPSLRSDGPPRTMAFSITWGLVVGMLHTGVWALAFVFPYVAEDARLRALEADKLKIEAEQLKISAELSRLRSQLEPHFLLNTLNAIAGLVNENPREARRLIACLGELLRDALHDGDELQPLEDEVAWLRRYAEILESRHAGTLSFQWDIEPGTKRTLVPRLLLQPLVENAVKHGALRRTKKQEGCGLVTVRVRLADSDAKRKVVCEIEDNGPGLPNAEPRAGAFGLRSVRRRLELKFPDAVLRMESTAEGTRSIVELPSPTKENPKELS, encoded by the coding sequence GTGGACGAGCGCTCCGGACTCATGGGCTGGCTGCTGCGCCTCGTGCCGGGCGCGACGTCGCAGCCCACGGCGCTGGCGAAGAACCGGCTCGTCATCGGCGTCACCATCCTCTTGCTCTCGATGGTGCTCCAGACCGCGCCGCTCGCGGTGCGCTCGCAGCAGGTCGAGCCCGTCGTCGTGCGGTTCGGCTGGTACGTGCTCGAGATGGCGACGCTCGCGGTCGCGCTCTCGACCGCGTACCACCACAACCAGCGGCGGCGCGCGACGATCGGCGCGACGCTCGCGTGGACGATCGCGATCTCGGCCGTCGTCTCGCTCGTCTTCGTCCTCCTCTACACGCTCGTCGTCGTCCCCGCCGTCCCCTCGCTGAGGAGCGACGGTCCTCCCCGCACGATGGCGTTCTCGATCACGTGGGGCCTCGTCGTCGGCATGCTCCACACCGGCGTGTGGGCGCTCGCGTTCGTGTTCCCGTACGTCGCGGAGGACGCGCGGCTCCGCGCGCTCGAGGCCGACAAGCTCAAGATCGAAGCGGAGCAGCTCAAGATCTCCGCCGAGCTCTCGCGCCTGCGCTCCCAGCTCGAGCCGCATTTCCTCCTCAACACGCTCAACGCGATCGCCGGGCTCGTGAACGAGAACCCGCGCGAAGCACGGCGCCTCATCGCGTGCCTCGGCGAGCTCCTGCGCGACGCGCTCCACGACGGCGACGAGCTGCAGCCGCTCGAGGACGAGGTCGCCTGGCTCCGGCGCTACGCCGAGATCCTCGAGTCGCGTCACGCCGGGACGCTGAGCTTCCAGTGGGACATCGAGCCCGGCACGAAGCGCACGCTCGTCCCGCGCCTCCTCCTCCAGCCGCTCGTGGAGAACGCGGTCAAACACGGCGCGCTGCGACGGACGAAGAAGCAGGAGGGCTGCGGCCTCGTCACGGTGCGCGTGCGGCTCGCCGACAGCGACGCGAAGCGCAAGGTCGTCTGCGAGATCGAGGACAACGGCCCGGGCCTCCCCAACGCCGAGCCGCGCGCGGGCGCGTTCGGGCTCCGCTCGGTGCGGCGGCGGCTCGAGCTCAAGTTCCCCGACGCGGTGCTACGCATGGAATCTACCGCCGAGGGGACGCGCTCGATCGTCGAGCTCCCCTCCCCGACGAAGGAAAACCCGAAGGAGCTGTCGTGA